The following coding sequences are from one Camarhynchus parvulus chromosome 1, STF_HiC, whole genome shotgun sequence window:
- the M6PR gene encoding cation-dependent mannose-6-phosphate receptor yields MRLSRGSLFPVGGGAWSRGGRRMSPPCHTSALLLVFVALAVAGAEQSEERSCDVVGDESTESQMERALLKKLEPLSHMRFNVTVEKGKTEKYIYHFRVCREVNSTSHDFGGLVQTDRQSGKTTVIGRINETQVFNGSDWIMLIYKGGDSYGRHCSGEKRRAVIMISCKRGVTASSFSIISEEREKEQECFYLFEMDSSVACPAENSHLSVGSILLITFVSLIAVYIIGGFLYQRLVVGAKGMEQIPHFAFWQDLGNLVADGCDFVCRSKPRNAPAAYRGLGDDQLGEESEERDDHLLPM; encoded by the exons ATGCGCCTGAGCCGCGGGTCTCTCTTCCCTGTGGGCGGCGGCGCCTGGTCCCGGGGCGGCCGCAG GATGTCACCACCTTGCCATacctctgccttgctgctggTCTTTGTGGCCCTGGCTGTAGCGGGAGCCGAGCAGTCAGAAGAGAGGAGCTGTGATGTGGTTGGTGATGAGAGCACTGAGTCGCAGATGGAGAGAGCCCTGCTGAAGAAACTGGAGCCCCTGAGCCACATGAG gtttAACGTGACTGTGGAGAagggcaaaacagaaaaatacatctaCCATTtcagggtgtgcagggaggtCAACAGCACCTCGCACGACTTCGGTGGCCTGGTGCAAACAGATAGACAGAGTGGAAAGACCACGGTGATAGGAAGAATCAATGAAACCCAGGTCTTCAATGGAA GTGACTGGATCATGCTGATTTATAAAGGAGGTGATTCATACGGCAGGCACTGCAGTGGTGAGAAGAGGCGAGCTGTGATAATGATTTCTTGCAAGCGGGGAGTGACAGCG AGTTCATTCAGCATTATTTCTGAAGAGcgggaaaaggagcaggagtgTTTCTACCTCTTTGAAATGGACAGCAGTGTGGCTTGTCCAGCTGAGAATTCCCACCTCAGTGTTGGCTCCATTCTACTGATCAC GTTTGTGTCACTGATTGCAGTCTACATCATTGGTGGGTTCCTCTACCAGCGCCTTGTTGTGGGAGCAAAGGGCATGGAGCAGATTCCTCACTTTGCCTTCTGGCAAGATCTGGGCAATTTGGTGGCA GATGGCTGTGACTTTGTGTGCCGATCCAAGCCTCGGAACGCGCCAGCTGCATACCGCGGCTTGGGGGATGaccagctgggagaggagtcAGAAGAACGGGATGACCACTTGCTGCCCATGTGA
- the KLRG1 gene encoding killer cell lectin-like receptor subfamily G member 1: protein MEASRSEISAADESEEVTYTSVRFSQTPPPRPKAPQEKRAPCLWSAVLKGLAIGFGTLSISLAIALIWKMSDCHPYCPQEWVAYRGSCYSFSMEKKDWNSSQESCRAQGAHLLVISDTLEMDLFKIIQVEYFWIGLRNSTSSGWIWEDGSVLSDARVQSNSPVQNCAVLMKDQFHASSCQFLTQWICEKTLR from the exons ATGGAGGCGAGCAGATCAGaaatttctgcagctgatgAGAGCGAGGAAGTAACATATACTTCTGTCAGATTCTCTCAGACTCCTCCTCCAAGGCCCAAAGCTCCACAGGAGAAAAGAG cTCCCTGTCTGTGGTCAGCAGTTCTGAAGGGCTTGGCCATAGGCTTTGGCACACTGAGCATCTCCCTGGCAATTGCTTTGATTTGGAAGATGA GTGACTGCCACCCATACTGCCCTCAAGAGTGGGTGGCCTACAGAGGGAGCTGCTACTCCTTctccatggagaagaaggactggaattccagccaggaatcttgcagagcacagggcGCTCACCTCCTGGTGATCAGTGACACCTTGGAGATG GATCTGTTCAAGATTATTCAAGTAGAATATTTCTGGATTGGACTGAGGAACAGTACGAGctctggatggatttgggaggATGGCTCTGTATTAAGTGATGCCAG GGTCCAATCTAACAGCCCTGTGCAAAATTGTGCTGTCCTGATGAAAGATCAGTTTCATGCCTCCAGCTGTCAATTTCTGACTCAGTGGATCTGTGAGAAAACACTTCGATAA